From Vibrio tritonius, the proteins below share one genomic window:
- a CDS encoding cobalt-precorrin-4 methyltransferase: MATYDPSMVYFVGAGPGDPELITLKGYNILSQADVVIYAGSLINKELLNYCKPEAECHDSAYLHLDQITELMVSGIKAGKLVVRLQTGDLSLYGSIREQGEELGKHGIGFRSVAGVSSFLGAASELGVEYTVPEVSQSLVITRMAGRTPTPELESIERFAAHQTSMAIFLSVQGIESVVKQLLKGGYPQETPAAVVYKATWDDCQIIRGDLTDIAEQVNAAGINKTALILVGRFLGEEYHYSKLYDAEFSHEYR; the protein is encoded by the coding sequence ATGGCAACGTATGATCCTTCGATGGTGTACTTCGTGGGGGCAGGTCCCGGCGACCCAGAACTGATTACCCTCAAAGGCTACAACATTCTTAGCCAAGCCGACGTGGTGATTTACGCGGGATCGCTGATCAATAAAGAGCTGCTCAATTACTGCAAACCAGAAGCAGAATGTCACGACAGTGCGTATTTGCACCTTGATCAAATCACCGAATTGATGGTGAGCGGCATCAAAGCTGGCAAGCTGGTGGTGCGTCTGCAAACTGGTGATTTGTCGCTGTACGGTTCAATTCGTGAACAAGGGGAAGAGCTGGGTAAACACGGCATTGGTTTTCGCTCTGTGGCGGGGGTCTCTTCTTTCTTGGGCGCAGCGTCGGAATTGGGCGTGGAATACACGGTTCCTGAAGTGTCACAAAGCTTGGTGATTACCCGCATGGCAGGTCGTACGCCAACGCCGGAATTGGAATCGATTGAACGCTTTGCGGCCCATCAAACGTCGATGGCGATTTTCCTTTCAGTGCAAGGCATTGAGAGTGTGGTGAAACAGCTTCTCAAAGGCGGTTACCCACAAGAGACGCCAGCGGCGGTGGTGTACAAAGCCACGTGGGATGATTGCCAAATCATTCGCGGCGATTTAACCGATATTGCTGAGCAAGTGAATGCAGCTGGCATCAACAAAACCGCACTGATTTTGGTCGGGCGCTTCTTAGGGGAAGAGTATCACTACTCCAAACTCTACGATGCGGAGTTTAGCCATGAGTATCGCTGA
- a CDS encoding cobalt-precorrin 5A hydrolase — protein sequence MSIADPARVSLLSLTPGGQALAERIQALWPVKCYCAEKYLKPGFTAFSGSFAATLAEAFARDEAIIVIGACGIVVRTLALLVQDKLHDPAVLVMDEKGQHVISLLSGHIGGANELACQLAARVGATPVITTATDVNQICAIDVLVKQLGATMVDFRDAVKVLNQALVSGEKVGIYFDQCTIAWLDLDLNRLDLRGLTQLEQPSEAGYCDHVLLVSMQQELGEWSALSNAYHIVPQQLVVGMGCRRDLEPSLMAQSFAELLQERNWHPLALTQFASIDVKHDEPAILQLAQQYYASLSFFSAAQLNDSGWSGPESEFVRKTVGVGAVSQPSAWIISQGCLVGDTVKQQGMTFTFGVKKACYTW from the coding sequence ATGAGTATCGCTGATCCCGCAAGGGTATCGTTACTCTCGTTAACCCCGGGTGGGCAGGCATTGGCCGAGCGCATTCAAGCGTTGTGGCCGGTGAAATGTTACTGCGCCGAGAAATACCTCAAACCGGGTTTTACTGCGTTTAGTGGCAGTTTTGCTGCCACCTTAGCGGAAGCTTTTGCTCGCGACGAAGCAATCATCGTGATTGGTGCGTGCGGGATTGTGGTGCGCACCTTAGCACTACTAGTGCAAGACAAACTGCACGATCCTGCCGTACTGGTGATGGATGAAAAAGGGCAGCATGTCATTAGCTTGCTGTCTGGGCACATTGGCGGCGCGAACGAACTGGCGTGTCAATTGGCGGCTCGCGTGGGCGCAACGCCAGTGATCACCACCGCAACGGATGTGAATCAGATTTGCGCGATTGATGTGTTGGTCAAGCAACTTGGCGCCACCATGGTGGATTTTCGTGACGCGGTAAAAGTGCTTAATCAAGCCTTGGTTAGCGGTGAAAAAGTAGGGATCTATTTTGATCAGTGCACAATCGCTTGGCTCGATTTGGATCTCAATCGGCTTGATTTACGTGGTCTAACCCAGCTTGAGCAGCCAAGCGAAGCGGGTTATTGCGACCATGTACTGCTGGTCTCGATGCAGCAAGAGTTAGGTGAGTGGTCGGCACTTTCAAATGCTTATCATATCGTGCCGCAGCAACTTGTTGTCGGCATGGGCTGTCGCCGCGACCTTGAACCGAGCTTAATGGCGCAGAGCTTTGCTGAATTACTGCAAGAGCGCAATTGGCATCCTTTGGCGTTAACCCAGTTTGCCAGCATTGATGTTAAACACGATGAGCCTGCGATTTTGCAGTTGGCTCAACAGTATTACGCTTCGCTGAGCTTTTTCAGCGCGGCACAATTAAACGATTCGGGCTGGAGTGGCCCAGAATCAGAGTTTGTTAGAAAAACGGTCGGTGTTGGCGCCGTTTCTCAGCCCTCAGCCTGGATCATAAGCCAAGGGTGTTTGGTCGGAGATACCGTGAAACAACAAGGCATGACCTTCACTTTTGGAGTTAAAAAAGCATGTTATACGTGGTAG
- a CDS encoding cobalt-precorrin-7 (C(5))-methyltransferase, translating to MISVIGTGPGDKALITHAAQALIDEADVLVGWRRLLSEFDEHPAEKHLMGVDIDATIEWLRVNQTRKIVVLASGDPMLFGIGKRIAEAFAEHERQIVPGISSIQALFSAVGLDMNDVYITSSHGKQPNLDFILMHDKTALVTDKVIGPYQIAQEILSRGFKRTMIIGENLGYPTQRISVLAPEQVQAEYDMNVVIIVNERQ from the coding sequence ATGATCAGCGTAATTGGTACCGGACCCGGCGATAAAGCGCTGATCACCCATGCAGCGCAAGCTTTGATCGATGAAGCGGATGTGCTGGTTGGCTGGCGACGTCTCCTTAGTGAATTTGATGAACACCCCGCAGAAAAACATCTGATGGGCGTCGATATCGATGCCACCATCGAATGGCTGCGCGTTAACCAAACGCGCAAGATTGTGGTGCTCGCCTCGGGCGACCCCATGTTGTTTGGCATTGGTAAACGCATTGCCGAAGCCTTTGCTGAGCATGAGCGCCAAATTGTACCGGGCATCAGCTCGATTCAAGCGCTGTTTAGTGCGGTGGGGCTGGATATGAACGATGTGTACATCACCAGTAGCCACGGCAAGCAGCCCAATTTGGATTTTATTTTAATGCACGACAAAACGGCATTAGTGACCGACAAGGTGATCGGCCCTTATCAAATCGCACAGGAAATCCTGTCGCGCGGCTTCAAACGGACCATGATCATTGGTGAAAACCTCGGTTACCCAACCCAAAGGATTTCTGTGCTCGCTCCCGAGCAAGTGCAGGCAGAATACGACATGAATGTGGTGATAATAGTCAATGAAAGACAGTGA
- a CDS encoding decarboxylating cobalt-precorrin-6B (C(15))-methyltransferase: protein MKDSEFLRGETVPMTKREVRSVVLERLDLHHASRFVDVGAGTGSVAIEAAIRHPNLNIIAIEQKPQAVDLIKDNCQRFGCEQIKVIPAKAPCDFTGHVDAMFIGGSGGNLTDIIDWSLEHLMEKGRLVLSFILQDNLNEALNHLKQCDVDDLDCCQILVSNYATLGKGYYFKPNNPTFVVSCKKGKAHGNV, encoded by the coding sequence ATGAAAGACAGTGAATTTTTACGGGGCGAAACCGTCCCAATGACCAAGCGTGAAGTGCGCTCGGTAGTATTAGAACGATTGGATTTACATCACGCGAGTCGCTTTGTGGATGTCGGTGCAGGCACCGGTAGTGTCGCGATCGAAGCGGCAATTCGTCATCCTAATTTGAACATCATCGCCATTGAGCAAAAACCACAAGCGGTTGATTTGATCAAAGACAACTGCCAGCGTTTTGGCTGTGAACAGATCAAAGTGATTCCGGCAAAAGCGCCGTGTGATTTCACCGGTCATGTGGATGCGATGTTCATTGGTGGCAGCGGCGGTAATCTTACCGACATCATCGATTGGAGCCTAGAGCACCTGATGGAAAAAGGGCGTTTGGTATTGAGCTTTATTTTGCAAGATAACCTTAACGAGGCGCTTAACCACCTGAAACAGTGTGACGTAGACGATCTCGATTGCTGCCAAATTTTGGTGTCTAACTATGCCACACTCGGCAAAGGTTACTACTTCAAACCAAATAACCCGACCTTTGTGGTGTCGTGTAAAAAGGGGAAAGCTCATGGCAACGTATGA
- the cbiD gene encoding cobalt-precorrin-5B (C(1))-methyltransferase CbiD, with amino-acid sequence MSEETQQASPISASASPGGEELVWHRGKSYRKGYTTGSCATAAAKVAALMIARQQLIYQVSIVTPSGVTLNLNVEEPSIQGNEAVAAIRKDGGDDVDATHDMLIFARVSLLEESTDIEITGGEGVGVVTKKGVGLPIGWAAINKTPRHTIEQEVRGVIGPNQGAKVVIFAPEGEERATRTYNARLGIEGGISIIGTTGIVTPMSEESWKRSLAIELEQKRAFGMEEIIFVPGNHGERFVTDELHLSGDLVVNMSNFVGYMLQEANRLQFKRVIMVGHLGKLVKVAAGVFHTHSHVADARMETLVTHLALLGAPNDLLKAVFACPTTEAAMELIHEQGFDGVYNEIAKAIVEKVEHMLRYATHKMTCDVVLFSYDNIVLGSNRPVSEIVGEVADKSVPKGDLA; translated from the coding sequence ATGAGCGAAGAGACTCAGCAAGCCTCACCGATTAGCGCGAGTGCCAGTCCCGGTGGGGAAGAGTTAGTTTGGCATCGTGGAAAGTCTTATCGCAAAGGTTACACCACCGGGTCGTGCGCTACCGCTGCGGCAAAAGTAGCTGCCTTGATGATTGCGCGCCAACAGCTGATTTATCAGGTATCGATTGTGACGCCATCGGGCGTGACGCTCAATTTGAATGTGGAAGAGCCTTCTATTCAAGGCAATGAAGCGGTCGCGGCGATTCGTAAAGATGGTGGCGATGATGTGGATGCCACCCACGATATGCTGATTTTTGCGCGTGTGTCCTTGTTAGAAGAGAGCACCGACATTGAAATCACTGGTGGAGAAGGCGTGGGTGTGGTGACGAAAAAAGGCGTCGGCTTGCCGATTGGTTGGGCAGCAATCAATAAAACGCCACGTCATACCATCGAGCAAGAAGTGCGTGGTGTGATTGGCCCTAATCAAGGGGCGAAAGTAGTCATCTTTGCTCCAGAGGGAGAAGAGCGAGCCACCCGCACTTACAACGCTCGGTTAGGCATTGAAGGCGGTATTTCCATTATCGGTACAACCGGCATTGTGACGCCGATGTCGGAAGAGAGTTGGAAACGATCCCTTGCCATTGAGCTTGAGCAAAAGCGCGCTTTTGGTATGGAAGAAATCATTTTCGTGCCGGGCAATCATGGCGAACGCTTTGTTACCGATGAGCTGCATTTAAGCGGCGATCTGGTGGTGAACATGAGTAACTTTGTTGGCTACATGCTGCAAGAGGCCAATCGCCTGCAATTTAAACGGGTGATCATGGTCGGCCACTTAGGCAAGTTGGTGAAAGTGGCGGCGGGGGTATTTCATACGCACTCCCATGTGGCGGATGCGCGCATGGAAACCTTGGTCACGCATTTGGCTTTACTTGGCGCGCCAAACGATCTGCTCAAAGCGGTGTTTGCGTGTCCAACCACCGAAGCGGCGATGGAACTGATTCACGAACAAGGTTTCGATGGCGTGTATAACGAAATTGCCAAAGCGATTGTCGAGAAAGTCGAGCATATGCTGCGTTATGCCACGCATAAGATGACTTGCGATGTGGTGCTGTTTTCCTACGACAACATCGTGCTTGGTTCAAACCGACCAGTGAGCGAGATTGTTGGCGAGGTAGCCGATAAGTCGGTTCCAAAAGGAGACTTAGCATGA